One Eublepharis macularius isolate TG4126 chromosome 6, MPM_Emac_v1.0, whole genome shotgun sequence DNA segment encodes these proteins:
- the CXCL12 gene encoding stromal cell-derived factor 1: MPGALQQSGRRPPPPLSPSLPPSLAGPPLAGLYRGEGGGSDPGRTPRKPSTPAAAMAGKALALLALVLLLDALRHSAGKPISLTYRCPCRYFESKVAKSHIKHLKMLTVPGCSLQIIAKLKNSSKQICIDPKLKWLQEYLEKYLPKRVKM, from the exons ATGCCAGGGGCGCTCCAGCAGAGCGGGCGGcggccccctcctcccctctcgccctccctccctccctccctcgccgGCCCGCCCCTCGCCGGCCTCTATAGAGGGGAGGGAGGCGGCAGCGACCCGGGCAGAACGCCGCGCAAGCCCTCGACGCCAGCAGCTGCCATGGCCGGCAAAGCGCTCGCCCTCCTGGCCCTCGTGCTCTTGCTCGACGCCCTTCGCCACTCGGCCG gGAAGCCCATCAGTTTGACCTATCGTTGTCCCTGCCGATACTTTGAGAGCAAGGTGGCCAAATCGCACATCAAACACCTCAAGATGCTGACAGTCCCCGGCTGTTCTCTCCAGATAAT CGCAAAACTgaagaacagcagcaagcagatcTGCATCGATCCCAAACTGAAGTGGCTTCAGGAGTACCTGGAGAAATATTTACCCAA GCGAGTCAAGATGTAA